A single window of Vanessa tameamea isolate UH-Manoa-2023 chromosome 5, ilVanTame1 primary haplotype, whole genome shotgun sequence DNA harbors:
- the LOC113392692 gene encoding uncharacterized protein CG7065-like isoform X1, which yields MDLPDCPPGAEGYEDSVIEVPKKFEVDESTSVCTKAEQEFQQHLNSLKVKTEDGSFRCMVERRGRDISGKWIYLCYPCAAMCSGESILQTHISGKKHKTKLSMKNVWPLSIFEEHPYVLSEKGNTKTAATEKVLQKMAEEVEIYKQNPSELDLKYEKYRNVVCHIQETLDNVKAPLLGIEYLVEHPPEQAHHEPSYICVLCIKQGYPRTIVNHLTCFWHRYNYLLRHFNKACTLLTPYRGHAKYREGVAVIINRLATRIQDKYGRLHPINIDKEEYEKDRNQIHQWIFRGYHFCETDDCTFEEVVDADLITSLDSSSKISGRKARDPSPPVVAAPSKPPNYNARRAPAADALSDVSDEPEPRRDSRSKLESKRYEPYPDKRTSESSFRSRFAIRNTKAKSREKTAERQHASAPARAAPRAPNYEYKVKLAAEQRASAEELARKALAYHEKNPEKHPFYPDEWKKFWNRRYKEIQAEGKDPTKHDFKPEWIVFWTGRMKELHEEELRATVTEIYRRMRLTPPDRVDSKKSQERRKTPEHRRTPDRHKSSDRRRSPEPRHRSPLPRRRSPEPRRRSPPHRRNSPETKRRTPDYRERRSPDRRSPPRRRSPLRSLRTRSRSPIHKPESSRRGAMPAARRARSPLSRRASAPRNHSPARTLLTDTVLISDEELKPDDGLSPWNSDDSLGSLPDARSPIALSSRTGSVASRNSRRHDVYRDKGSAPQDFGSAENVVATLRLLVALEDYLGSLGPKIVDLLAEALKMEKDKANSSEELLVTERAVVLIETAKEKLKGAVQAGLVAGSAAAAVRSAVVRAAATLHEADTRMKKRKQQETSSAKSNAEAVPVAGVGAVDREQIAQQMAAALIAQGKTDVSSEELAHLVDAVVGMAEAKKREAESKRKTEARAANDESTRAPAGSTASALQMLQSAYDDKKAEKEDVPDAMDGLSDSDLETLLKNFNELSAEEQHSLIAYLKKLEAREPHRVERLRQYVGAAATNAPTTEEKPHSVENKPINIASDDDDDYTVEDVFKSATQKVKEDQIRQEMEIVKKSLEESKGTPEVVESNVATTSSKDVKKDIFSATDLLALVQASLQSTPAPTSTSAAASDVVTSNTQPRSFGDLPEPSLIEKPNPLLNSQQLFNTQTMPNQQGLLRTPNIPNYSGNQNNLIEVHTVWEPRQTSDITGQINVQHDNFHNLGLKQHQDSYNQGLKNSSDQNSCGSQDNYIQETWEHQGNTNQGSRIAQVNFNQGSQGPHDNYNQGLRGTQENYNQGSPGSKDNYNQVSQGPQDKYNQGLRGSQENYNQGSRGPSDNYNQGSRGSQENYNQVSRGPQDNYIQGSRGFQDNYNQGPHGSQDNYNQGNHGPQDNYNQGQHGAQDNYNQGPRGLQDSYNQSQNNFNQGIRKPQDNYNQGLPSLLDNFKPGSRGQDQPYGTARGTNNSFNQGTRGNFMGNRIQDNFNNRQDGNQAQQFGGQKYGNFEKNNFRGRGRGFAKQTRGRGRGFY from the exons GCTGAGCAAGAGTTCCAGCAACATCTAAACAGTTTGAAGGTCAAGACTGAAGATGGAAGCTTCCGTTGTATGGTGGAACGTCGCGGGCGCGATATCTCCGGCAAGTGGATATACTTGTGCTATCCGTGTGCGGCTATGTGCAGCGGAGAGAGCATTTTACAg actCATATATCGGGAAAGAAGCATAAAACTAAGCTCTCCATGAAGAATGTTTGGCCACTGAGTATTTTTGAGGAACATCCATATGTGTTGAGTGAAAAAGGCAATACTAAGACTGCAG CGACGGAGAAAGTGCTGCAGAAGATGGCGGAGGAGGTAGAGATTTACAAACAGAACCCGTCGGAACTGGATCTGAAGTATGAGAAGTACCGTAACGTGGTTTGCCACATCCAGGAAACACTAGATAACGTCAA GGCGCCATTGCTCGGTATAGAGTATCTGGTGGAACACCCCCCGGAGCAGGCGCACCACGAGCCCTCGTACATCTGCGTGCTATGCATCAAGCAAGGCTACCCTCGTACGATCGTCAACCATCTCACATGCTTTTGGCACCGATACAACTATCTC CTGCGCCACTTCAACAAGGCGTGCACGCTGCTGACGCCGTACCGCGGCCACGCCAAGTACCGCGAGGGCGTGGCCGTCATCATAAACCGCCTCGCCACGCGCATACAGGACAAGTACGGCCGCCTGCACCCCATCAACATCGACAAGGAGGAGTACGAGAAGGACAG AAATCAAATTCATCAATGGATCTTTCGAGGCTACCACTTCTGTGAAACTGATGATTGTACATTCGAGGAAGTTGTCGATGCAGATTTAATAACGTCTCTTG atTCATCAAGCAAGATTAGTGGAAG AAAAGCTCGTGACCCGTCCCCCCCCGTCGTCGCCGCACCATCTAAACCACctaattataat GCGCgccgcgcgcccgccgccgacGCGCTGTCCGACGTCAGCGACGAGCCCGAGCCGCGCCGGGACAGCAG GAGTAAATTGGAGTCGAAGCGCTATGAGCCGTACCCTGACAAGCGGACTTCGGAGAGTTCTTTCCGTTCACGTTTTGCCATACGGAATACTAAGGCCAAGTCTCGAGAGAAG ACAGCGGAGCGCCAGCACGCCAGCGCGCCggcccgcgccgcgccgcgcgcgcccAACTACGAGTACAAGGTGAAGCTGGCGGCCGAGCAGCGCGCCTCGGCCGAGGAGCTGGCGCGCAAGGCGCTCGCCTACCACGAGAAGAACCCGGAGAAGCATCCCTTCTATCCCGACGAGTGGAAGAAGTTCTGGAACCGACGGTACAAGGAAATACAGGCCG AGGGCAAAGACCCGACCAAGCACGACTTTAAGCCGGAATGGATCGTATTCTGGACGGGGCGCATGAAAGAATTGCACGAGGAGGAGCTGCGCGCAACCGTCACTGAAATCTATCGACGCATGCGACTCACACCGCCCGATCGTGTCGACAGCAA gAAGTCACAAGAGCGTAGAAAGACACCTGAACATCGTAGGACTCCTGATCGTCACAAGTCGTCGGATCGTCGGCGGTCACCAGAACCGCGACATCGATCTCCGTTGCCTAGGAGGCGAAGTCCGGAACCTAGGAGACGCTCACCTCCTCATCGGAGGAATTCTCCGGAGACCAAACGCAGAACACCCGATTATAGAGAACGAAG GTCTCCCGACCGTCGCTCGCCACCGCGGCGTCGCTCTCCGCTACGTTCATTACGTACACGCTCCCGCAGTCCGATACATAA acCAGAAAGCAGTCGACGTGGAGCGATGCCCGCAGCGCGTCGCGCGCGCAGCCCGCTGTCGCGTCGGGCGTCGGCGCCGCGCAACCACAGCCCCGCGCGCACGCTGCTCACTGATACCGTACTCATATCGGATGAAGAGCTGAAACC TGACGACGGCTTATCCCCTTGGAATTCTGACGATTCGCTGGGCTCGCTGCCGGATGCTCGCTCGCCCATAGCTCTGAGTTCGCGTACCGGTAGCGTGGCATCCCGTAACTCACGTCGGCACGATGTCTACCGTGACAAGGGTTCCGCGCCGCAAGATTTTGGGTCAGCAGAAAACGTGGTCGCCACACTGAGGTTGCTGGTAGCGCTTGAAGATTACCTCGGTAGCTTGGGTCCTAAGATCGTCGACTTACTTGCTGAGGCTTTGAAGATGGAAAAG GACAAAGCAAACTCATCTGAGGAGTTGCTGGTGACCGAGAGAGCGGTGGTGCTGATCGAGACTGCGAAGGAGAAGCTGAAGGGCGCGGTGCAGGCGGGGCTGGTGGCGGGCAGCGCGGCCGCCGCCGTGCGCTCGGCCGTCGTGCGCGCCGCCGCCACGCTGCACGAGGCCGACACGCGCATGAAGAAGCGGAAGCAGCAG GAAACATCGAGTGCAAAGAGTAATGCAGAGGCAGTGCCGGTTGCGGGCGTGGGCGCCGTGGATCGTGAACAAATTGCACAACAGATGGCCGCCGCACTCATCGCTCAGGGAAAGACGGATGTGTCATCAGAAGAGCTCGCGCATCTTGTCGATGCAGTG GTTGGAATGGCTGAAGCAAAGAAGAGAGAAGCAGAATCAAAGAGGAAAACTGAAGCAAGAGCTGCTAACGATGAGTCGACTCGGGCTCCCGCTGGTAGCACTGCTTCTGCTTTACAAATGCTACAGTCCGCTTACGACGATAAGAA gGCTGAGAAAGAAGATGTGCCTGATGCGATGGATGGTTTATCTGACTCTGATTTGGAAACattattaaagaattttaatgAACTGTCTGCAGAAGAGCAGCATAGCCTTATTGCTTATCTTAAAAAGCTTGAAGCTCGTGAACCACATCGCGTTGAGAGATTAAGGCAATATGTAGGCGCTGCGGCCACTAACGCTCCTACCACTGAAGAAAAGCCTCACTCCGTCGAGAATAAACCAATTAATATTGCAagtgacgatgatgatgattatactGTTGAAGAT GTATTTAAATCTGCTACACAAAAAGTAAAAGAAGATCAAATTCGTCAAGAAATGGAAATAGTTAAGAAGTCTCTTGAAGAGTCAAAAGGTACTCCTGAGGTGGTTGAGTCAAATGTAGCAACAACTAGTTCGAAAGATgtgaaaaaagatattttttcggCAACTGACCTTTTAGCATTAGTTCAAGCATCTTTGCAATCTACACCTGCTCCAACTTCAACTTCTGCAGCGGCATCTGATGTTGTTACTAGTAATACACAGCCAAGGTCTTTTGGTGATCTACCTGAACCATCATTGATTGAAAAACCTAATCCTCTTTTAAATTCTCAACAATTGTTTAATACTCAAACTATGCCTAATCAACAAGGCCTCCTTAGAACTCCTAATATACCAAATTATAGTGGGAACCAAAATAATCTAATTGAAGTACACACAGTGTGGGAGCCAAGACAAACTTCAGATATAACAGGACAAATTAATGTACAACATGACAATTTTCATAACCTTGGTTTGAAACAGCATCAAGATAGTTATAATCAAGGTCTCAAAAATAGTAGTGATCAGAACTCATGTGGATCACAAGATAATTATATCCAAGAAACATGGGAACATCAAGGAAATACTAATCAAGGGTCTAGAATCGCTcaagttaattttaatcaagGGTCACAAGGACCAcatgataattataatcaagGACTAAGAGGAACAcaagaaaattataatcaagGGTCACCAGGATCAAAAGATAATTACAATCAAGTATCACAAGGACCACAAGATAAATATAACCAAGGTTTAAGAGGATCTcaagaaaattataatcaagGATCAAGAGGACCTTCAGATAATTATAATCAGGGGTCAAGAGGATCTcaagaaaattataatcaagTATCCAGAGGACCTCAAGACAATTATATTCAGGGCTCAAGAGGATTCCAAGACAACTATAATCAAGGTCCACATGGATCTCAAGACAATTATAATCAAGGGAATCATGGACCACAAGACAATTATAACCAAGGGCAACATGGAGCTcaagataattataatcaagGACCGCGTGGACTTCAAGACAGTTATAATCAATCACAAAACAACTTTAACCAAGGAATAAGAAAACCTCAGGATAATTATAATCAGGGGCTTCCCAGTTTACTAGATAATTTCAAACCCGGATCAAGAGGCCAAGATCAGCCATATGGTACAGCAAGAGGTACAAATAACTCATTTAATCAAGGTACTAGAGGCAATTTTATGGGTAACAGAATAcaagacaattttaataataggcAAGATGGAAACCAAGCGCAGCAGTTTGGTGGGCAGAAATATGGAAATTTTGAGAAGAATAACTTTAGGGGCAGAGGCAGAGGTTTTGCAAAGCAAACAAGAGGTCGTGGCCgaggtttttattaa
- the LOC113392692 gene encoding uncharacterized protein CG7065-like isoform X2 gives MVERRGRDISGKWIYLCYPCAAMCSGESILQTHISGKKHKTKLSMKNVWPLSIFEEHPYVLSEKGNTKTAATEKVLQKMAEEVEIYKQNPSELDLKYEKYRNVVCHIQETLDNVKAPLLGIEYLVEHPPEQAHHEPSYICVLCIKQGYPRTIVNHLTCFWHRYNYLLRHFNKACTLLTPYRGHAKYREGVAVIINRLATRIQDKYGRLHPINIDKEEYEKDRNQIHQWIFRGYHFCETDDCTFEEVVDADLITSLDSSSKISGRKARDPSPPVVAAPSKPPNYNARRAPAADALSDVSDEPEPRRDSRSKLESKRYEPYPDKRTSESSFRSRFAIRNTKAKSREKTAERQHASAPARAAPRAPNYEYKVKLAAEQRASAEELARKALAYHEKNPEKHPFYPDEWKKFWNRRYKEIQAEGKDPTKHDFKPEWIVFWTGRMKELHEEELRATVTEIYRRMRLTPPDRVDSKKSQERRKTPEHRRTPDRHKSSDRRRSPEPRHRSPLPRRRSPEPRRRSPPHRRNSPETKRRTPDYRERRSPDRRSPPRRRSPLRSLRTRSRSPIHKPESSRRGAMPAARRARSPLSRRASAPRNHSPARTLLTDTVLISDEELKPDDGLSPWNSDDSLGSLPDARSPIALSSRTGSVASRNSRRHDVYRDKGSAPQDFGSAENVVATLRLLVALEDYLGSLGPKIVDLLAEALKMEKDKANSSEELLVTERAVVLIETAKEKLKGAVQAGLVAGSAAAAVRSAVVRAAATLHEADTRMKKRKQQETSSAKSNAEAVPVAGVGAVDREQIAQQMAAALIAQGKTDVSSEELAHLVDAVVGMAEAKKREAESKRKTEARAANDESTRAPAGSTASALQMLQSAYDDKKAEKEDVPDAMDGLSDSDLETLLKNFNELSAEEQHSLIAYLKKLEAREPHRVERLRQYVGAAATNAPTTEEKPHSVENKPINIASDDDDDYTVEDVFKSATQKVKEDQIRQEMEIVKKSLEESKGTPEVVESNVATTSSKDVKKDIFSATDLLALVQASLQSTPAPTSTSAAASDVVTSNTQPRSFGDLPEPSLIEKPNPLLNSQQLFNTQTMPNQQGLLRTPNIPNYSGNQNNLIEVHTVWEPRQTSDITGQINVQHDNFHNLGLKQHQDSYNQGLKNSSDQNSCGSQDNYIQETWEHQGNTNQGSRIAQVNFNQGSQGPHDNYNQGLRGTQENYNQGSPGSKDNYNQVSQGPQDKYNQGLRGSQENYNQGSRGPSDNYNQGSRGSQENYNQVSRGPQDNYIQGSRGFQDNYNQGPHGSQDNYNQGNHGPQDNYNQGQHGAQDNYNQGPRGLQDSYNQSQNNFNQGIRKPQDNYNQGLPSLLDNFKPGSRGQDQPYGTARGTNNSFNQGTRGNFMGNRIQDNFNNRQDGNQAQQFGGQKYGNFEKNNFRGRGRGFAKQTRGRGRGFY, from the exons ATGGTGGAACGTCGCGGGCGCGATATCTCCGGCAAGTGGATATACTTGTGCTATCCGTGTGCGGCTATGTGCAGCGGAGAGAGCATTTTACAg actCATATATCGGGAAAGAAGCATAAAACTAAGCTCTCCATGAAGAATGTTTGGCCACTGAGTATTTTTGAGGAACATCCATATGTGTTGAGTGAAAAAGGCAATACTAAGACTGCAG CGACGGAGAAAGTGCTGCAGAAGATGGCGGAGGAGGTAGAGATTTACAAACAGAACCCGTCGGAACTGGATCTGAAGTATGAGAAGTACCGTAACGTGGTTTGCCACATCCAGGAAACACTAGATAACGTCAA GGCGCCATTGCTCGGTATAGAGTATCTGGTGGAACACCCCCCGGAGCAGGCGCACCACGAGCCCTCGTACATCTGCGTGCTATGCATCAAGCAAGGCTACCCTCGTACGATCGTCAACCATCTCACATGCTTTTGGCACCGATACAACTATCTC CTGCGCCACTTCAACAAGGCGTGCACGCTGCTGACGCCGTACCGCGGCCACGCCAAGTACCGCGAGGGCGTGGCCGTCATCATAAACCGCCTCGCCACGCGCATACAGGACAAGTACGGCCGCCTGCACCCCATCAACATCGACAAGGAGGAGTACGAGAAGGACAG AAATCAAATTCATCAATGGATCTTTCGAGGCTACCACTTCTGTGAAACTGATGATTGTACATTCGAGGAAGTTGTCGATGCAGATTTAATAACGTCTCTTG atTCATCAAGCAAGATTAGTGGAAG AAAAGCTCGTGACCCGTCCCCCCCCGTCGTCGCCGCACCATCTAAACCACctaattataat GCGCgccgcgcgcccgccgccgacGCGCTGTCCGACGTCAGCGACGAGCCCGAGCCGCGCCGGGACAGCAG GAGTAAATTGGAGTCGAAGCGCTATGAGCCGTACCCTGACAAGCGGACTTCGGAGAGTTCTTTCCGTTCACGTTTTGCCATACGGAATACTAAGGCCAAGTCTCGAGAGAAG ACAGCGGAGCGCCAGCACGCCAGCGCGCCggcccgcgccgcgccgcgcgcgcccAACTACGAGTACAAGGTGAAGCTGGCGGCCGAGCAGCGCGCCTCGGCCGAGGAGCTGGCGCGCAAGGCGCTCGCCTACCACGAGAAGAACCCGGAGAAGCATCCCTTCTATCCCGACGAGTGGAAGAAGTTCTGGAACCGACGGTACAAGGAAATACAGGCCG AGGGCAAAGACCCGACCAAGCACGACTTTAAGCCGGAATGGATCGTATTCTGGACGGGGCGCATGAAAGAATTGCACGAGGAGGAGCTGCGCGCAACCGTCACTGAAATCTATCGACGCATGCGACTCACACCGCCCGATCGTGTCGACAGCAA gAAGTCACAAGAGCGTAGAAAGACACCTGAACATCGTAGGACTCCTGATCGTCACAAGTCGTCGGATCGTCGGCGGTCACCAGAACCGCGACATCGATCTCCGTTGCCTAGGAGGCGAAGTCCGGAACCTAGGAGACGCTCACCTCCTCATCGGAGGAATTCTCCGGAGACCAAACGCAGAACACCCGATTATAGAGAACGAAG GTCTCCCGACCGTCGCTCGCCACCGCGGCGTCGCTCTCCGCTACGTTCATTACGTACACGCTCCCGCAGTCCGATACATAA acCAGAAAGCAGTCGACGTGGAGCGATGCCCGCAGCGCGTCGCGCGCGCAGCCCGCTGTCGCGTCGGGCGTCGGCGCCGCGCAACCACAGCCCCGCGCGCACGCTGCTCACTGATACCGTACTCATATCGGATGAAGAGCTGAAACC TGACGACGGCTTATCCCCTTGGAATTCTGACGATTCGCTGGGCTCGCTGCCGGATGCTCGCTCGCCCATAGCTCTGAGTTCGCGTACCGGTAGCGTGGCATCCCGTAACTCACGTCGGCACGATGTCTACCGTGACAAGGGTTCCGCGCCGCAAGATTTTGGGTCAGCAGAAAACGTGGTCGCCACACTGAGGTTGCTGGTAGCGCTTGAAGATTACCTCGGTAGCTTGGGTCCTAAGATCGTCGACTTACTTGCTGAGGCTTTGAAGATGGAAAAG GACAAAGCAAACTCATCTGAGGAGTTGCTGGTGACCGAGAGAGCGGTGGTGCTGATCGAGACTGCGAAGGAGAAGCTGAAGGGCGCGGTGCAGGCGGGGCTGGTGGCGGGCAGCGCGGCCGCCGCCGTGCGCTCGGCCGTCGTGCGCGCCGCCGCCACGCTGCACGAGGCCGACACGCGCATGAAGAAGCGGAAGCAGCAG GAAACATCGAGTGCAAAGAGTAATGCAGAGGCAGTGCCGGTTGCGGGCGTGGGCGCCGTGGATCGTGAACAAATTGCACAACAGATGGCCGCCGCACTCATCGCTCAGGGAAAGACGGATGTGTCATCAGAAGAGCTCGCGCATCTTGTCGATGCAGTG GTTGGAATGGCTGAAGCAAAGAAGAGAGAAGCAGAATCAAAGAGGAAAACTGAAGCAAGAGCTGCTAACGATGAGTCGACTCGGGCTCCCGCTGGTAGCACTGCTTCTGCTTTACAAATGCTACAGTCCGCTTACGACGATAAGAA gGCTGAGAAAGAAGATGTGCCTGATGCGATGGATGGTTTATCTGACTCTGATTTGGAAACattattaaagaattttaatgAACTGTCTGCAGAAGAGCAGCATAGCCTTATTGCTTATCTTAAAAAGCTTGAAGCTCGTGAACCACATCGCGTTGAGAGATTAAGGCAATATGTAGGCGCTGCGGCCACTAACGCTCCTACCACTGAAGAAAAGCCTCACTCCGTCGAGAATAAACCAATTAATATTGCAagtgacgatgatgatgattatactGTTGAAGAT GTATTTAAATCTGCTACACAAAAAGTAAAAGAAGATCAAATTCGTCAAGAAATGGAAATAGTTAAGAAGTCTCTTGAAGAGTCAAAAGGTACTCCTGAGGTGGTTGAGTCAAATGTAGCAACAACTAGTTCGAAAGATgtgaaaaaagatattttttcggCAACTGACCTTTTAGCATTAGTTCAAGCATCTTTGCAATCTACACCTGCTCCAACTTCAACTTCTGCAGCGGCATCTGATGTTGTTACTAGTAATACACAGCCAAGGTCTTTTGGTGATCTACCTGAACCATCATTGATTGAAAAACCTAATCCTCTTTTAAATTCTCAACAATTGTTTAATACTCAAACTATGCCTAATCAACAAGGCCTCCTTAGAACTCCTAATATACCAAATTATAGTGGGAACCAAAATAATCTAATTGAAGTACACACAGTGTGGGAGCCAAGACAAACTTCAGATATAACAGGACAAATTAATGTACAACATGACAATTTTCATAACCTTGGTTTGAAACAGCATCAAGATAGTTATAATCAAGGTCTCAAAAATAGTAGTGATCAGAACTCATGTGGATCACAAGATAATTATATCCAAGAAACATGGGAACATCAAGGAAATACTAATCAAGGGTCTAGAATCGCTcaagttaattttaatcaagGGTCACAAGGACCAcatgataattataatcaagGACTAAGAGGAACAcaagaaaattataatcaagGGTCACCAGGATCAAAAGATAATTACAATCAAGTATCACAAGGACCACAAGATAAATATAACCAAGGTTTAAGAGGATCTcaagaaaattataatcaagGATCAAGAGGACCTTCAGATAATTATAATCAGGGGTCAAGAGGATCTcaagaaaattataatcaagTATCCAGAGGACCTCAAGACAATTATATTCAGGGCTCAAGAGGATTCCAAGACAACTATAATCAAGGTCCACATGGATCTCAAGACAATTATAATCAAGGGAATCATGGACCACAAGACAATTATAACCAAGGGCAACATGGAGCTcaagataattataatcaagGACCGCGTGGACTTCAAGACAGTTATAATCAATCACAAAACAACTTTAACCAAGGAATAAGAAAACCTCAGGATAATTATAATCAGGGGCTTCCCAGTTTACTAGATAATTTCAAACCCGGATCAAGAGGCCAAGATCAGCCATATGGTACAGCAAGAGGTACAAATAACTCATTTAATCAAGGTACTAGAGGCAATTTTATGGGTAACAGAATAcaagacaattttaataataggcAAGATGGAAACCAAGCGCAGCAGTTTGGTGGGCAGAAATATGGAAATTTTGAGAAGAATAACTTTAGGGGCAGAGGCAGAGGTTTTGCAAAGCAAACAAGAGGTCGTGGCCgaggtttttattaa